In Kitasatospora sp. NA04385, a single genomic region encodes these proteins:
- a CDS encoding GNAT family N-acetyltransferase, translated as MIIRQLKDTAQDAEAVDRIARAAFRDLDNRPPDDPDTPADGRRRVRGPARTRHLAVTDPEGCWIAEQDGEAVGAALSLRREGVWVLVLFVVLPAAQGRGVGRLLLERATAYGRGCLRGMLCASPSPAAARRYRRAGFTLHPTMRLTGQVDRERLLDPGDIPVHAGNPTHLHLLDSVDRRVRGAAHGPDHPFMLAHFEELLVADTLAGTGYCYRDGGDVQLVAATSKRIAVRLLREALARVPAGTEANVSFLTAEQEWAVDVGLDLGLSLSTRGYLGLRGMRPPMPYVPNGGYL; from the coding sequence GTGATCATTCGTCAGCTCAAGGACACCGCGCAGGACGCCGAGGCCGTGGACCGGATCGCCCGGGCGGCCTTCCGTGACCTGGACAACCGGCCGCCCGACGATCCGGACACACCGGCGGACGGGCGCCGCCGGGTCCGCGGCCCGGCCCGCACCCGGCACCTGGCGGTCACCGACCCGGAGGGGTGCTGGATCGCCGAGCAGGACGGCGAGGCGGTCGGGGCGGCGCTGTCGCTGCGCCGGGAGGGGGTGTGGGTGCTGGTGCTGTTCGTGGTGCTCCCCGCCGCGCAGGGGCGGGGGGTGGGCCGGCTGCTGCTGGAGCGGGCCACCGCGTACGGGCGGGGCTGCCTGCGCGGCATGCTGTGCGCCTCGCCGTCCCCGGCGGCGGCCCGGCGCTACCGGCGGGCCGGGTTCACCCTGCACCCGACGATGCGGCTGACCGGGCAGGTGGACCGGGAGCGGCTGCTGGACCCGGGCGACATCCCGGTGCACGCGGGCAACCCGACGCACCTGCACCTGCTGGACTCGGTCGACCGCCGGGTGCGCGGCGCGGCGCACGGCCCGGACCACCCGTTCATGCTGGCGCACTTCGAGGAGCTGCTGGTCGCGGACACCCTGGCCGGGACGGGCTACTGCTACCGGGACGGCGGCGACGTGCAGTTGGTCGCGGCGACCTCCAAGCGGATCGCCGTCCGGCTGCTGCGCGAGGCGCTGGCCCGCGTCCCGGCGGGGACGGAGGCGAACGTCTCCTTCCTGACCGCCGAGCAGGAGTGGGCCGTCGACGTGGGCCTGGACCTGGGCCTGTCGCTGTCCACCCGCGGCTACCTCGGCCTGCGCGGGATGCGCCCGCCGATGCCGTACGTCCCCAACGGGGGCTACCTGTAG
- a CDS encoding DUF3043 domain-containing protein, translating to MTKEDEKPPRDPQAPKGRPTPKRSEAEAHRKTRVTVPKDRKEAAKQARQRVRVEREKQRTALLEGDERALPPRDKGPVRRYVRDFIDSRWAAAEFFLPYAVVVLVLSITKVNYLQLLSTLLFMVFFVVVILDFVRIGFQLRKGLAQRFPGQDTRGAVMYGLMRTLQMRRLRLPKPMVKRGERP from the coding sequence ATGACGAAGGAGGACGAGAAGCCGCCCCGCGACCCGCAGGCTCCCAAGGGTCGGCCCACGCCCAAGCGCAGTGAGGCCGAGGCCCACCGGAAGACCCGGGTCACCGTCCCCAAGGACCGCAAGGAGGCCGCCAAGCAGGCGCGCCAGCGGGTCCGGGTGGAGCGCGAGAAGCAGCGCACCGCGCTGCTGGAGGGCGACGAGCGCGCCCTGCCGCCGCGCGACAAGGGGCCGGTGCGGCGCTACGTCCGCGACTTCATCGACTCCCGGTGGGCCGCGGCCGAGTTCTTCCTGCCGTACGCGGTCGTGGTGCTGGTGCTCAGCATCACCAAGGTCAACTACCTGCAGCTGCTCTCCACGCTGCTGTTCATGGTCTTCTTCGTGGTCGTCATCCTGGACTTCGTCCGGATCGGCTTCCAGCTGCGCAAGGGCCTCGCTCAACGCTTCCCCGGCCAGGACACCCGCGGCGCGGTGATGTACGGCCTGATGCGCACCCTGCAGATGCGCCGGCTGCGGCTGCCCAAGCCGATGGTCAAGCGGGGCGAGCGGCCCTGA
- a CDS encoding PspA/IM30 family protein: protein MSDGIMKRMGLIFRSKANKALDRAEDPRETLDYSYQKQLELLQKVRRGVADVATSRKRLELQLTQLQQQSSKYEDQGRKALSLGREDLAREALSRKANLQTQITDLETQYQALQGEEEKLTLASQRLQAKVDAFRTKKETIKATYTAAQAQTRIAESFSGISEEMGDVGLAIQRAEDKTAQMQARAGAIDELLASGALDDASGLGRKDDIEAELERVAGGSDVELELARMKAELTGGSPASQPQAIEQGKNDTPPPPTINYQK, encoded by the coding sequence ATGAGCGACGGAATCATGAAGCGTATGGGGCTGATCTTCCGCTCCAAGGCGAACAAGGCCTTGGACCGGGCGGAGGACCCGCGCGAAACGCTCGACTACTCCTACCAGAAGCAGCTGGAACTGCTGCAGAAGGTGCGCAGGGGCGTCGCCGACGTGGCCACCTCCCGCAAGCGCCTGGAACTCCAGCTGACCCAGCTCCAGCAGCAGTCCTCGAAGTACGAGGACCAGGGCCGCAAGGCGCTGTCCCTCGGCCGCGAGGACCTGGCCCGCGAGGCGCTCAGCCGCAAGGCCAACCTGCAGACCCAGATCACCGACCTGGAGACGCAGTACCAGGCCCTGCAGGGCGAGGAGGAGAAGCTCACGCTGGCCTCCCAGCGCCTGCAGGCCAAGGTGGACGCCTTCCGCACCAAGAAGGAGACCATCAAGGCCACCTACACGGCCGCCCAGGCGCAGACCCGGATCGCGGAGTCCTTCTCCGGCATCTCCGAGGAGATGGGCGACGTCGGCCTGGCGATCCAGCGCGCGGAGGACAAGACCGCGCAGATGCAGGCCCGCGCGGGCGCGATCGACGAGCTGCTGGCCTCCGGAGCGCTCGACGACGCCAGCGGCCTCGGCCGCAAGGACGACATCGAGGCCGAGCTGGAGCGGGTGGCCGGCGGCAGCGACGTCGAGCTGGAGCTGGCCCGGATGAAGGCCGAGCTGACCGGCGGCAGCCCCGCCTCCCAGCCGCAGGCGATCGAGCAGGGGAAGAACGACACCCCGCCGCCGCCCACCATCAACTACCAGAAGTAA
- a CDS encoding NADP-dependent oxidoreductase, whose protein sequence is MKAIAINRYGGPDVVEYTELPDPKVGPDTVLVRTRAVGVNPVDWKIREGHLDGVLDAHFPLVVGFDLAGTVQAVGGAVTEYAPGDEVIGYVRKDVIEHGTYAELVAAPVRTLARKPAALDWAEAGGLPTAGLTAQQTLVGALGLRRGETVLIHAAAGGVGSIACQVATALGARVIGTAGEHNHTFLRGLGVDPVTYGPGLAERVRALAPEGVDAALDLIGGDAVETSAGLLKDPTRIASVVDYTVTARGGRYVFTRPDPEDLAAVARLADEGLLTVPVASTFPLSQAASAQALNAEGRTRGKIVLLVD, encoded by the coding sequence ATGAAGGCAATCGCGATCAACCGCTACGGCGGCCCCGACGTGGTCGAGTACACCGAGCTCCCCGACCCGAAGGTCGGCCCCGACACCGTACTCGTCCGCACCCGCGCGGTCGGCGTCAACCCCGTCGACTGGAAGATCCGCGAGGGACACCTCGACGGCGTCCTCGACGCGCACTTCCCCCTGGTCGTGGGCTTCGACCTGGCCGGCACCGTCCAGGCCGTCGGCGGCGCCGTCACCGAGTACGCCCCCGGCGACGAGGTGATCGGCTACGTCCGCAAGGACGTCATCGAGCACGGCACCTACGCCGAACTCGTCGCCGCCCCCGTCCGCACCCTGGCCCGCAAACCCGCGGCCCTCGACTGGGCCGAGGCCGGCGGACTCCCCACCGCCGGGCTCACCGCCCAGCAGACCCTGGTCGGGGCGCTCGGGCTGCGCCGCGGCGAGACCGTGCTGATCCACGCGGCGGCCGGCGGCGTCGGCTCGATCGCCTGCCAGGTCGCCACCGCGCTCGGCGCCCGGGTCATCGGCACCGCCGGGGAGCACAACCACACCTTCCTGCGCGGCCTGGGCGTCGACCCCGTCACCTACGGCCCCGGCCTCGCCGAACGCGTCCGCGCCCTGGCCCCCGAGGGCGTCGACGCCGCGCTCGACCTGATCGGCGGCGACGCCGTCGAGACCTCCGCCGGCCTGCTCAAGGACCCCACCCGGATCGCCTCCGTGGTCGACTACACCGTCACCGCCCGCGGCGGCCGCTACGTCTTCACCCGCCCCGACCCCGAGGACCTCGCCGCCGTCGCCCGGCTCGCCGACGAGGGCCTGCTCACCGTCCCCGTCGCCTCCACCTTCCCGCTCAGCCAGGCCGCCTCCGCCCAGGCCCTCAACGCCGAGGGCCGCACCCGCGGCAAGATCGTCCTGCTGGTGGACTGA
- a CDS encoding bifunctional 2-polyprenyl-6-hydroxyphenol methylase/3-demethylubiquinol 3-O-methyltransferase UbiG has product MVTRQLAEQLTRGVALRVLDVGCAEGVQALRLARAGHFVTGIDPDPVTLGIAHQALAAESPEVRERVQLLTGDGHQVGRWFGPRSFDLVLCHGPLMYLPDPEPMLASVARILAPGGLLSLLVRNGDALAMRPGLTGDWRACQESFDSTRYTNRLGLPARADRLAELSGTLAGFAVPVRHWYGVRVFTDTMPDEAAPVDGRQLAQLLDSEERAGRQDPYRHVAALLHVVAEK; this is encoded by the coding sequence CTGGTCACCCGGCAGCTGGCCGAGCAGCTCACCCGCGGCGTCGCGCTGCGGGTGCTGGACGTCGGCTGCGCCGAGGGCGTGCAGGCGCTGCGGCTGGCCCGGGCCGGCCACTTCGTCACCGGCATCGACCCGGATCCGGTCACCCTGGGCATCGCGCACCAGGCGCTGGCCGCCGAGTCGCCGGAGGTCCGCGAGCGCGTCCAGCTGCTCACCGGCGACGGCCACCAGGTCGGCCGCTGGTTCGGGCCGCGCAGCTTCGACCTGGTGCTCTGCCACGGCCCCCTGATGTACCTGCCGGACCCGGAGCCGATGCTCGCCTCGGTGGCGCGCATCCTGGCCCCCGGCGGCCTGCTCTCGCTGCTGGTCCGCAACGGGGACGCGCTGGCCATGCGGCCCGGGCTGACCGGGGACTGGCGGGCCTGTCAGGAGTCCTTCGACTCCACCCGCTACACCAACCGGCTCGGCCTGCCCGCCCGCGCGGACCGCCTCGCCGAACTCTCCGGCACGCTGGCCGGCTTCGCCGTCCCGGTCCGCCACTGGTACGGGGTGCGGGTCTTCACCGACACCATGCCGGACGAGGCCGCCCCGGTCGACGGCCGGCAGCTCGCCCAGCTGCTGGACTCCGAGGAGCGGGCCGGCCGGCAGGACCCCTACCGGCACGTCGCCGCGCTGCTGCACGTCGTCGCCGAGAAGTAG
- a CDS encoding Lrp/AsnC family transcriptional regulator, with product MSTHRPPDLGPVRPDGPGLDDTDRLLLEHLSRDGRASYAEIGLLTNLSATAVRRRIDRLRARGAVRGFTVVLDPDLLGWRTEAFVEVYCRPRTSPEELLASLRQFPEVAAAWTVTGDPDALVHLRAADTRHLEAVIERIRKEPGVQRSRSSVVLSQLI from the coding sequence ATGAGCACCCACCGGCCGCCCGACCTCGGGCCCGTCCGGCCGGACGGGCCCGGCCTCGACGACACCGACCGCCTGCTGCTCGAACACCTCAGCCGCGACGGCCGCGCCTCCTACGCCGAGATCGGCCTGCTCACCAACCTCTCCGCCACCGCCGTCCGCCGCCGGATCGACCGGCTGCGGGCGCGCGGCGCGGTCCGCGGCTTCACCGTCGTCCTCGACCCCGACCTGCTCGGCTGGCGCACCGAGGCCTTCGTCGAGGTCTACTGCCGCCCCCGCACCTCGCCCGAGGAACTGCTCGCCTCGCTGCGCCAGTTCCCCGAGGTCGCCGCCGCCTGGACGGTCACCGGCGACCCCGACGCCCTGGTCCACCTGCGCGCCGCCGACACCCGCCACCTGGAAGCGGTCATCGAGCGCATCCGCAAGGAGCCCGGCGTCCAGCGCAGCCGCTCCTCGGTCGTCCTCTCCCAGCTCATCTGA
- the nadA gene encoding quinolinate synthase NadA: MTTTTETYGVDPTPSPLALLLLGREADPNSERGVECPGDLPAASDPDLVARARAAKEKLGDRVFILGHHYQRDEVIEFADVTGDSFKLARDAAARPEAEYIVFCGVHFMAESADILTSERQQVVLPDLAAGCSMADMATAEQVAECWDVLTEAGVADVTVPVSYMNSSADIKAFTGKHGGTICTSSNAERALEWAFEQGEKVLFLPDQHLGRNTAVLEMGIPLDECVLYNPHKPNGGLTAEQLRDAKMILWRGHCSVHGRFSVESVNEVRERIPGVTVLVHPECRHEVVTAADMVGSTEYIIKALDAAEPGSKWAIGTELNLVRRLAKAHPDKEVVFLDRTVCFCSTMNRIDLPHLVWALESLVEGRVPNVITVDAETEKHAKAALDRMLALP; the protein is encoded by the coding sequence GTGACCACCACCACCGAGACCTACGGCGTCGACCCCACCCCCTCGCCGCTCGCCCTGCTGCTGCTCGGCCGCGAGGCCGACCCGAACAGCGAGCGCGGCGTCGAGTGCCCCGGCGACCTGCCCGCCGCCTCCGACCCCGACCTGGTGGCGCGCGCCCGCGCCGCGAAGGAGAAGCTCGGCGACCGGGTCTTCATCCTGGGCCACCACTACCAGCGCGACGAGGTCATCGAGTTCGCCGACGTCACCGGCGACTCCTTCAAGCTGGCCCGGGACGCGGCGGCCCGCCCGGAGGCCGAGTACATCGTCTTCTGCGGCGTGCACTTCATGGCCGAGTCCGCCGACATCCTCACCTCCGAGCGCCAGCAGGTCGTCCTGCCGGACCTGGCGGCCGGCTGCTCGATGGCCGACATGGCCACCGCCGAGCAGGTCGCCGAGTGCTGGGACGTGCTGACCGAGGCGGGCGTCGCGGACGTCACCGTGCCGGTGTCGTACATGAACTCCTCGGCCGACATCAAGGCGTTCACCGGCAAGCACGGCGGCACCATCTGCACCTCCTCCAACGCCGAGCGGGCGCTGGAGTGGGCCTTCGAGCAGGGCGAGAAGGTGCTGTTCCTGCCGGACCAGCACCTGGGGCGCAACACCGCGGTGCTGGAGATGGGCATCCCGCTGGACGAGTGCGTGCTCTACAACCCGCACAAGCCGAACGGCGGCCTGACCGCCGAGCAGCTGCGGGACGCGAAGATGATCCTGTGGCGCGGGCACTGCTCGGTGCACGGCCGCTTCAGCGTGGAGTCGGTGAACGAGGTCCGCGAGCGCATCCCGGGCGTGACGGTGCTGGTGCACCCGGAGTGCCGGCACGAGGTGGTCACCGCGGCCGACATGGTGGGCTCGACCGAGTACATCATCAAGGCGCTGGACGCCGCCGAGCCCGGCTCGAAGTGGGCGATCGGCACCGAGCTGAACCTGGTGCGCCGGCTGGCCAAGGCGCACCCGGACAAGGAGGTCGTCTTCCTCGACCGCACCGTGTGCTTCTGCTCGACCATGAACCGGATCGACCTGCCGCACCTGGTGTGGGCGCTGGAGTCGCTGGTCGAGGGCCGGGTGCCGAACGTGATCACGGTGGACGCCGAGACCGAGAAGCACGCCAAGGCCGCGCTGGACCGGATGCTGGCCCTGCCGTAA
- a CDS encoding nicotinate-nucleotide--dimethylbenzimidazole phosphoribosyltransferase has product MDTTVDLDTFSSLVERPDEGARRGAEERWQQLPVPRGGLGRLQELGAWLASTRGEEQVRPLTAARVLLFAADHGVASLGVSTLDSRGGTADRVRAVLDGTAPVAVLARRYGADVRVVDIAVDADPNEFPEEVVRHRVRRGSGRIDVEDALSAEDAVRAFRAGVAVADEEADAGTDLVLLGDLGVGSTTVAAVLIGALCGTDAAAVTGRGSGVDDRTWMVKCATVRDALRRARPVLGDQLALLAATGGADFAAITGFLLQAAVRKLPVVLDGVVSAACALVAQRIAFRAPEWWRAGSLTGEPAQAKAYDRLTLTPLQDAGVTMGEGVGAVLALPLLQAAGDTLAEPTAVPSAKPLPPRAPAKLPTAADLLDRY; this is encoded by the coding sequence ATGGACACCACCGTGGATCTCGACACTTTCTCCTCGCTCGTCGAACGGCCCGACGAGGGTGCGCGGCGCGGCGCCGAGGAGCGTTGGCAGCAACTGCCCGTGCCGCGCGGCGGCCTGGGCCGGCTCCAGGAGCTGGGTGCCTGGCTGGCGTCCACCCGCGGCGAGGAGCAGGTCCGCCCGCTGACCGCCGCCCGGGTGCTGCTGTTCGCCGCCGACCACGGCGTCGCCTCGCTGGGCGTCTCCACCCTGGACTCCCGCGGTGGCACCGCCGACCGGGTCCGCGCCGTGCTGGACGGCACCGCGCCGGTCGCGGTGCTGGCCCGCCGCTACGGCGCGGACGTCCGGGTGGTCGACATCGCGGTCGACGCCGATCCGAACGAGTTCCCCGAGGAGGTCGTCCGCCACCGGGTGCGCCGCGGCTCCGGGCGGATCGACGTCGAGGACGCGCTGAGCGCCGAGGACGCCGTCCGGGCGTTCCGGGCCGGCGTGGCGGTGGCCGACGAGGAGGCCGACGCCGGCACCGACCTGGTGCTGCTCGGCGACCTCGGGGTCGGCTCCACCACGGTGGCCGCCGTGCTGATCGGCGCGCTGTGCGGCACCGACGCCGCCGCCGTCACCGGCCGCGGCTCGGGCGTCGACGACCGCACCTGGATGGTCAAGTGCGCCACCGTCCGGGACGCGCTGCGCCGGGCCCGCCCGGTGCTCGGCGACCAGTTGGCGCTGCTCGCCGCGACCGGCGGCGCCGACTTCGCCGCGATCACCGGCTTCCTGCTGCAGGCCGCCGTCCGCAAGCTCCCGGTCGTCCTGGACGGGGTGGTCTCGGCGGCCTGCGCGCTGGTCGCCCAGCGGATCGCCTTCCGGGCCCCCGAGTGGTGGCGGGCGGGCTCGCTGACCGGCGAGCCCGCGCAGGCCAAGGCGTACGACCGGCTGACCCTGACGCCGTTGCAGGACGCGGGCGTCACCATGGGCGAGGGCGTCGGCGCGGTGCTGGCGCTGCCGCTGCTCCAGGCCGCCGGCGACACCCTGGCCGAGCCGACCGCCGTGCCGAGCGCCAAGCCGCTCCCGCCGCGGGCCCCGGCCAAGCTGCCGACGGCGGCGGACCTGCTGGACCGCTACTGA
- the erpA gene encoding iron-sulfur cluster insertion protein ErpA: protein MTVQDETTVESGILLTDAAAGKVKGLLEQEGRDDLALRVAVQPGGCSGLRYQLFFDERSLDGDVVKDFNGVKVVTDRMSAPYLGGATVDFVDTIEKQGFTIDNPNATGSCACGDSFS from the coding sequence ATGACCGTCCAGGACGAGACCACCGTCGAGAGTGGCATCCTCCTCACCGACGCCGCCGCGGGCAAGGTCAAGGGCCTGCTGGAGCAGGAAGGCCGCGACGACCTCGCGCTGCGCGTCGCCGTGCAGCCCGGCGGCTGCTCGGGCCTGCGCTACCAGCTGTTCTTCGACGAGCGTTCGCTCGACGGCGACGTCGTCAAGGACTTCAACGGCGTCAAGGTCGTCACCGACCGGATGAGCGCCCCCTACCTGGGCGGTGCCACCGTCGACTTCGTGGACACCATCGAGAAGCAGGGCTTCACCATCGACAACCCGAACGCCACCGGCTCCTGCGCCTGCGGCGACTCGTTCAGCTAA
- a CDS encoding leucyl aminopeptidase, translating to MTALSVSTSSAVSLRADALVVGVAKGPKGLVVAPGAEAVAEAFEGKLAEVLTTLGATGAEGEAVKLPAPAGAKAPLVLAVGLGAAPEGAFGAEELRRAAGVAARTLAGSKKVALALPAASAEEVEAVALGGLLGSYSFGSYKAEVAKAPVAELVLLVERKGSKDAKAAVERATAIGEEMNRARDLVNTAPNDLNPKSFAAIAQAAGKEHGLKVEVLDEKALAKGGFGGILGVGVGSANPPRLVKVAYTHPKARASLAFVGKGITYDSGGISLKPAGHNETMKCDMSGAAAVFAAVVAAKRLGLQVNVTAWLALAENMPSGSATRPGDVLRMYGGKTVEVLNTDAEGRLVLADAIVRAGEEQPDVIVDVATLTGAMVLALGTRTFGVMANDEALRTRLHETAGAVGEASWPMPLPADLRKGMVESTVADLANMGERMGGGLVAGLFLQEFVTEGTPWAHLDIAGPAFNEGGPHGYTPKGGTASAVRTLVRFAEDTAAGE from the coding sequence GTGACTGCACTGTCTGTGAGCACCTCCTCCGCCGTGAGCCTGCGGGCGGACGCCCTGGTGGTCGGTGTGGCGAAGGGACCGAAGGGCCTGGTCGTCGCTCCGGGCGCCGAGGCGGTCGCCGAGGCGTTCGAGGGCAAGCTGGCCGAGGTCCTCACCACCCTGGGCGCCACCGGTGCCGAGGGTGAGGCGGTCAAGCTCCCCGCTCCGGCCGGGGCCAAGGCGCCGCTGGTGCTGGCCGTGGGCCTGGGCGCGGCCCCCGAGGGCGCGTTCGGCGCCGAGGAGCTGCGCCGGGCCGCCGGTGTGGCCGCCCGCACGCTGGCCGGTTCGAAGAAGGTCGCGCTGGCGCTGCCGGCCGCCTCCGCCGAGGAGGTCGAGGCGGTCGCGCTGGGCGGCCTGCTCGGCTCGTACTCCTTCGGCAGCTACAAGGCCGAGGTGGCCAAGGCCCCGGTGGCCGAACTGGTGCTGCTGGTGGAGCGCAAGGGCTCGAAGGACGCCAAGGCCGCCGTGGAGCGCGCCACCGCGATCGGCGAGGAGATGAACCGGGCCCGTGACCTGGTCAACACCGCCCCGAACGACCTGAACCCGAAGTCCTTCGCCGCGATCGCGCAGGCGGCGGGCAAGGAGCACGGTCTGAAGGTCGAGGTGCTGGACGAGAAGGCGCTGGCCAAGGGCGGCTTCGGCGGCATCCTGGGCGTGGGCGTCGGTTCGGCGAACCCGCCCCGGCTGGTGAAGGTGGCGTACACCCACCCGAAGGCGAGGGCCTCGCTGGCGTTCGTCGGCAAGGGCATCACCTACGACTCGGGCGGCATCTCGCTGAAGCCGGCCGGCCACAACGAGACCATGAAGTGCGACATGTCGGGCGCCGCCGCGGTGTTCGCCGCCGTGGTCGCCGCCAAGCGGCTGGGCCTGCAGGTCAACGTGACGGCGTGGCTGGCGCTGGCGGAGAACATGCCGTCCGGCTCGGCGACCCGTCCGGGCGACGTGCTGCGGATGTACGGCGGCAAGACCGTCGAGGTGCTGAACACCGACGCCGAGGGCCGGCTGGTGCTGGCCGACGCGATCGTCCGGGCCGGCGAGGAGCAGCCGGACGTGATCGTCGACGTGGCGACCCTGACCGGCGCGATGGTGCTGGCGCTGGGCACCCGCACCTTCGGCGTGATGGCCAACGACGAGGCGCTGCGCACCCGCCTGCACGAGACCGCGGGCGCGGTGGGCGAGGCGTCCTGGCCGATGCCGCTGCCGGCCGACCTGCGCAAGGGCATGGTCGAGTCGACCGTGGCGGACCTGGCGAACATGGGCGAGCGGATGGGCGGCGGCCTGGTGGCCGGCCTGTTCCTGCAGGAGTTCGTCACCGAGGGCACCCCCTGGGCGCACCTGGACATCGCCGGTCCGGCGTTCAACGAGGGCGGCCCGCACGGCTACACCCCCAAGGGCGGCACCGCGAGCGCGGTGCGCACCCTGGTCCGCTTCGCGGAGGACACCGCCGCGGGCGAGTGA
- a CDS encoding pyridoxal-dependent decarboxylase — translation MYAAPDRMHKPDNQLVDLVFDYMRERLQYDPVPLDHPGDGAHLREALAGLLNDHGNHPADVLKLYDHELSRAVISADSPRYLSFIPCAPTKAALLFDMVVSCASLQGISWLEAAGAIAAENQVLRLIADRAGLPASAGGTFVSGGSAGNLSALVVARDTARRRLAQKNEHGGPEARLRIAVADQVHSSVKNTFNIIGVEPFLVPAVDRRLTGDALRATLAADPHPETVIAVVGTAGTTNEGIVDDLAGIAEVAREHDLWFHVDGAYGGAGLFAPSVRARYDGIEHADSFVVDPHKWLFAPFDCAALLYREPRLARAVHTQDASYLDVLHTEGDEWNPTDYAYHLTRRARGLPLWFSLAVHGVQAYTDAVEAGLRLARATAQLIRDTEHLELLHDPQLSAVCFRRKGWTHDDYYRWSRQLLADQVGFVTPTGWDGETVARFAFLHPGTTMEMVQEILDTMQ, via the coding sequence GTGTACGCAGCCCCCGACCGCATGCACAAGCCGGACAACCAGCTGGTCGACCTCGTCTTCGACTACATGCGCGAACGCCTGCAGTACGACCCCGTCCCGCTCGACCACCCCGGCGACGGCGCCCACCTGCGCGAGGCGCTCGCCGGGCTGCTGAACGACCACGGCAACCACCCCGCCGACGTGCTCAAGCTCTACGACCACGAGCTCTCCCGCGCCGTCATCTCCGCCGACAGCCCCCGCTACCTCTCCTTCATCCCCTGCGCCCCCACCAAGGCCGCCCTGCTCTTCGACATGGTCGTCTCCTGCGCCTCCCTGCAGGGCATCTCCTGGCTGGAGGCGGCCGGCGCGATCGCCGCCGAGAACCAGGTGCTGCGCCTGATAGCGGACCGGGCCGGCCTGCCCGCGAGCGCCGGCGGCACCTTCGTCTCCGGCGGCTCGGCCGGCAACCTCTCCGCGCTGGTCGTCGCCCGCGACACCGCCCGCCGCCGGCTGGCCCAAAAGAATGAGCACGGTGGCCCCGAGGCCCGGCTCCGGATCGCCGTCGCCGACCAGGTGCACTCCTCGGTCAAGAACACCTTCAACATCATCGGCGTCGAGCCCTTCCTCGTCCCCGCCGTCGACCGCCGCCTCACCGGGGACGCCCTGCGCGCCACCCTCGCCGCCGACCCGCACCCCGAGACCGTCATCGCCGTCGTCGGCACCGCCGGCACCACCAACGAGGGCATCGTCGACGACCTGGCCGGCATCGCCGAGGTCGCCCGCGAGCACGACCTCTGGTTCCACGTCGACGGCGCCTACGGCGGCGCCGGGCTGTTCGCCCCCTCGGTCCGCGCGCGCTACGACGGCATCGAGCACGCCGACAGCTTCGTCGTCGACCCGCACAAGTGGCTGTTCGCCCCGTTCGACTGCGCCGCCCTGCTCTACCGCGAACCGCGCCTGGCCCGCGCCGTCCACACCCAGGACGCCTCCTACCTCGACGTCCTGCACACCGAGGGCGACGAGTGGAACCCCACCGACTACGCCTACCACCTCACCCGGCGGGCCCGCGGCCTCCCGCTCTGGTTCTCGCTCGCCGTCCACGGCGTCCAGGCCTACACCGACGCCGTCGAGGCCGGCCTGCGCCTCGCCCGCGCCACCGCGCAGCTCATCCGCGACACCGAGCACCTCGAACTCCTCCACGACCCGCAGCTCTCCGCCGTCTGCTTCCGCCGCAAGGGCTGGACCCACGACGACTACTACCGCTGGTCCCGGCAGCTCCTCGCCGACCAGGTCGGCTTCGTCACCCCCACCGGCTGGGACGGCGAGACGGTCGCCCGCTTCGCCTTCCTGCACCCGGGCACCACGATGGAGATGGTCCAGGAGATCCTCGACACGATGCAGTGA